From a single Granulicella aggregans genomic region:
- a CDS encoding zinc-ribbon domain containing protein, with product MQTEFIDRLLTCVDCHGQFVFTAGEQIFFLDKQFKNDPKRCKPCKAKRASVGMRAPGVPATAVARTETRTECSECHIETTVPFKPTQGRPVLCRQCFQGKRPAAVVVAAPPVSFDLSAAMSEPMSTGMMQPQA from the coding sequence ATGCAAACCGAGTTTATCGACAGACTTCTGACCTGCGTTGACTGCCACGGCCAGTTCGTATTCACTGCCGGAGAGCAGATATTCTTCCTCGACAAACAATTCAAGAACGATCCCAAGCGGTGTAAACCCTGCAAGGCCAAGCGCGCCAGCGTCGGGATGCGCGCCCCCGGAGTTCCCGCCACGGCAGTTGCACGGACGGAGACGCGAACCGAGTGTTCCGAGTGTCATATCGAGACGACGGTGCCGTTCAAACCGACCCAGGGACGTCCTGTGCTCTGTCGCCAGTGCTTCCAGGGCAAGCGTCCGGCGGCGGTGGTCGTGGCAGCGCCCCCGGTCAGCTTTGACCTGTCGGCGGCGATGAGCGAGCCCATGTCCACAGGAATGATGCAGCCCCAGGCTTAG
- the rpsU gene encoding 30S ribosomal protein S21, whose amino-acid sequence MAEIRVQEGEPLENALRRFKRKVQTEDIIKEVKRHSFYLKPGEKKRVKEALARKRNRKKVRKEQD is encoded by the coding sequence TTGGCAGAGATTCGTGTTCAGGAAGGTGAACCTCTTGAGAACGCTCTTCGCCGGTTCAAGCGTAAAGTGCAGACGGAAGACATTATCAAAGAAGTGAAACGTCACTCTTTTTACCTGAAGCCGGGCGAGAAGAAGCGGGTGAAGGAAGCACTGGCCCGCAAGCGCAACCGCAAGAAGGTTCGTAAGGAACAGGACTAG
- a CDS encoding gamma carbonic anhydrase family protein codes for MIRAYQGKLPLIPATCYVDYSAQVIGDVTLGEHSSIWMNAVVRGDVHSIRIGARSNVQDCAVLHGMRHVYPVTIGEMVTIGHNATIHGCTLEDAVLIGIGAVVLNDARIGEGSIIAAGAVIPEHTVIPPNSLVAGVPGKIRRTLGDADREMILKYAQNYLDYTRIYLEETGFTSGTEETLK; via the coding sequence ATGATTCGCGCCTACCAGGGAAAACTTCCACTCATTCCAGCAACCTGCTACGTCGACTATTCCGCCCAGGTCATCGGGGATGTCACTCTCGGCGAACACAGCAGCATCTGGATGAACGCCGTGGTCCGCGGAGACGTCCACTCCATTCGCATCGGCGCTCGTTCGAACGTGCAGGACTGCGCCGTCCTGCACGGTATGCGGCATGTCTATCCAGTCACTATCGGCGAAATGGTAACCATCGGCCACAACGCCACGATCCACGGCTGCACCCTCGAAGACGCTGTCCTGATCGGCATCGGTGCTGTCGTCCTGAACGACGCCCGAATCGGAGAGGGTTCCATCATTGCCGCCGGCGCGGTCATTCCAGAACACACCGTCATACCCCCGAACTCGCTCGTCGCGGGAGTTCCCGGCAAGATCCGCCGAACGCTCGGCGACGCCGACCGCGAGATGATCCTCAAATACGCTCAGAACTACCTGGACTACACGAGGATCTACCTGGAGGAGACTGGATTCACTTCAGGAACCGAGGAAACCCTGAAATAA
- a CDS encoding RNA polymerase sigma factor — translation MQTHPQFEEIVREHQAMVFRTLLRLTGDRQQVDDLAQEVFLRLYRALDNFRGQAKISTYLYRIVVNVAQDEWKRRRKERTVRVAPFSARDEATPDYMESFAHPDPDAEQQLLEQEFWQTVDCELLSLAENERAVLVLYHQEECSYEAIAEILHLPIGTVRTHLHRGRQRLGDAVRTRIRPREVVTR, via the coding sequence TTGCAGACACATCCCCAATTCGAGGAGATCGTCCGCGAGCACCAGGCCATGGTCTTTCGAACGCTGCTGCGTCTGACCGGCGACCGGCAACAGGTTGACGACCTCGCGCAGGAGGTCTTTCTGCGTCTCTATCGCGCCCTGGATAACTTTCGTGGTCAGGCGAAGATCTCGACTTATCTTTACCGGATCGTCGTCAACGTCGCGCAGGATGAGTGGAAACGCCGCCGTAAAGAGAGGACCGTCAGAGTGGCACCGTTTTCGGCCCGGGATGAAGCTACGCCTGACTACATGGAATCCTTTGCGCACCCCGATCCCGATGCCGAACAGCAACTCCTGGAGCAGGAGTTCTGGCAGACGGTGGACTGCGAGCTGCTGTCGCTCGCAGAGAACGAACGCGCCGTTCTTGTGCTCTATCATCAGGAAGAGTGCAGTTATGAGGCGATCGCGGAGATCCTTCATCTGCCCATAGGTACGGTCCGGACGCATCTACACCGAGGACGGCAACGCCTCGGTGACGCAGTAAGAACCAGAATCCGCCCGCGGGAGGTAGTCACGCGATGA
- a CDS encoding DUF6249 domain-containing protein: protein MLMEMESAFNSPFVVPVAGTAMIFGIVAVSKISEYNTRKLQYEERMAAIAKGIPLPELPPAPMRNLFVNLQMRMANVRRGGIVLVATGIGAATFFIVLAWILQQREVLSGAAAAIIPFAIGIGLLIDAWAQAREMGNSGPTNGL, encoded by the coding sequence ATGTTGATGGAGATGGAGAGCGCGTTCAACAGCCCGTTTGTGGTTCCGGTTGCCGGGACGGCCATGATCTTCGGCATCGTGGCGGTGTCAAAGATCAGCGAGTACAACACGCGCAAGCTGCAGTATGAAGAGCGTATGGCGGCGATCGCAAAGGGTATTCCGCTGCCCGAACTGCCGCCGGCACCGATGCGTAACCTGTTCGTGAACCTGCAGATGCGAATGGCAAATGTGCGTCGCGGCGGCATCGTCCTGGTGGCTACTGGGATTGGGGCTGCGACGTTCTTCATCGTGCTGGCCTGGATCCTGCAGCAGCGCGAAGTGCTGTCAGGCGCGGCTGCGGCGATCATTCCGTTCGCAATTGGAATCGGATTGCTGATCGACGCGTGGGCCCAGGCGCGCGAGATGGGGAATAGCGGGCCGACGAACGGGCTCTAA